A stretch of Streptomyces vietnamensis DNA encodes these proteins:
- the gnd gene encoding phosphogluconate dehydrogenase (NAD(+)-dependent, decarboxylating) translates to MELGLVGLGKMGGNMRERIRRAGHTVIGYDRNPDLADVHSLEELVSKLKGPRVVWVMVPAGAATQSTIDELADLLSPGDIVVDGGNSRWTDDEKHAEELAAKGIGFVDCGVSGGVWGLENGYALMYGGSAEDVAKVQPIFDALKPEGEFGSVHAGKVGAGHFAKMVHNGIEYAMMQAYAEGWELLEKVDSVTDVREVFRSWQEGTVIRSWLLDLAVNALDEDEHLDKLRGYASDSGEGRWTVEAAIDNAVPLPAITASLFARFASRQDDSPQMKMIAALRNQFGGHAVETKK, encoded by the coding sequence ATGGAGCTCGGTCTCGTCGGTCTCGGCAAGATGGGCGGCAACATGCGCGAGCGCATCCGCCGCGCAGGCCACACCGTCATCGGATACGACCGCAATCCGGACCTCGCCGATGTCCACAGCCTCGAAGAGCTTGTGAGCAAGCTCAAGGGTCCGCGCGTCGTGTGGGTCATGGTCCCGGCCGGTGCCGCGACCCAGTCCACCATCGACGAGCTGGCCGACCTGCTCTCCCCCGGCGACATCGTCGTGGACGGCGGGAACTCGCGCTGGACGGACGACGAGAAGCACGCCGAGGAGCTCGCCGCCAAGGGCATCGGCTTCGTCGACTGCGGCGTCTCCGGCGGCGTGTGGGGCCTGGAGAACGGCTACGCGCTGATGTACGGCGGCTCCGCCGAGGACGTGGCGAAGGTCCAGCCGATCTTCGACGCGCTCAAGCCCGAGGGCGAGTTCGGCTCGGTCCACGCGGGCAAGGTCGGCGCCGGCCACTTCGCGAAGATGGTCCACAACGGCATCGAGTACGCGATGATGCAGGCCTACGCCGAGGGCTGGGAGCTCCTGGAGAAGGTCGACTCCGTCACCGACGTGCGCGAGGTCTTCCGCTCCTGGCAGGAGGGCACGGTCATCCGCTCCTGGCTGCTCGACCTCGCGGTGAACGCGCTGGACGAGGACGAGCACCTGGACAAGCTGCGGGGCTACGCGTCGGACTCCGGCGAGGGCCGGTGGACGGTCGAGGCCGCCATCGACAACGCCGTCCCGCTGCCGGCGATCACCGCGTCGCTGTTCGCGCGGTTCGCCTCCCGTCAGGACGACTCCCCGCAGATGAAGATGATCGCCGCGCTGCGCAACCAGTTCGGTGGCCACGCGGTCGAGACGAAGAAGTAA
- the rpmH gene encoding 50S ribosomal protein L34, which translates to MSKRTFQPNNRRRAKTHGFRLRMRTRAGRAILANRRAKGRASLSA; encoded by the coding sequence GTGAGCAAGCGCACCTTCCAGCCGAACAACCGTCGTCGCGCGAAGACCCACGGCTTCCGCCTGCGCATGCGCACCCGTGCCGGCCGCGCCATCCTGGCGAACCGCCGTGCCAAGGGTCGCGCGAGCCTGTCCGCCTGA
- the yidC gene encoding membrane protein insertase YidC, whose translation MDTIASLFSFITWPVSWVIVQFHKMYGAIFGPDTGWAWGLSIVSLVVLIRICLIPLFVKQIKSTRNMQALQPKMKAIQERYKSDKQRQSEEMMKLYKETGTNPLSSCLPILAQSPFFFALYHVLSAIANGQTIGVINQSLLESARQAHIFGAPLAAKFTNSAAEVQALGASITDVRIVTAVMIIMMSASQFFTQRQLMMKNVDLSVKTPYMQQQKMLMYIFPLIFAGMGINFPVGVLVYWLTTNVWTMGQQMYVINQNPTPGSKAQDAYLQRLLKSVTHSGEVKGRRRKNIVKVIVAKGSDRNENERRFFAGLSKAGFAAQADGTVIKSDTIVAEAEGGAAAKRQQPKRQTKAQRQAGTAQQAKDTEAEESAETTEKSASDTESKTSLEKKPETPAKGGTQGQSSGRSRASSGGNRQRKGQQRPKHPSSKK comes from the coding sequence GTGGACACGATTGCCAGTCTGTTCAGCTTCATCACCTGGCCCGTTTCCTGGGTCATCGTCCAGTTCCACAAGATGTACGGGGCGATCTTCGGCCCTGACACGGGCTGGGCCTGGGGTCTGTCCATCGTGTCCCTGGTGGTGCTGATCCGCATCTGCCTGATCCCGCTCTTCGTGAAGCAGATCAAGTCGACGCGGAACATGCAGGCGCTCCAGCCGAAGATGAAGGCGATCCAGGAGCGCTACAAGAGCGACAAGCAGCGTCAGTCCGAAGAGATGATGAAGCTGTACAAGGAGACGGGCACCAACCCGCTCTCCTCGTGCCTTCCCATCCTGGCGCAGTCGCCGTTCTTCTTCGCGCTGTACCACGTGCTGTCGGCCATCGCCAACGGCCAGACCATCGGCGTCATCAACCAGTCGCTGCTCGAGAGCGCCCGCCAGGCCCACATCTTCGGTGCCCCGCTGGCCGCCAAGTTCACGAACAGCGCCGCCGAGGTCCAGGCCCTCGGTGCCTCGATCACCGACGTGCGCATCGTCACCGCGGTCATGATCATCATGATGTCGGCCTCGCAGTTCTTCACCCAGCGCCAGCTGATGATGAAGAACGTCGACCTCTCGGTGAAGACCCCGTACATGCAGCAGCAGAAGATGCTCATGTACATCTTCCCGCTGATCTTCGCCGGCATGGGCATCAACTTCCCCGTCGGTGTCCTCGTCTACTGGCTGACCACCAACGTGTGGACCATGGGCCAGCAGATGTACGTGATCAACCAGAACCCGACGCCGGGCAGCAAGGCCCAGGACGCCTACCTCCAGCGCCTGCTGAAGAGCGTCACGCACAGCGGTGAGGTCAAGGGCCGCCGCCGGAAGAACATCGTCAAGGTCATCGTCGCCAAGGGCAGTGACCGCAACGAGAACGAGCGCCGCTTCTTCGCGGGCCTCTCCAAGGCCGGCTTCGCCGCCCAGGCGGACGGCACCGTGATCAAGAGCGACACGATCGTGGCCGAGGCCGAGGGCGGTGCCGCCGCCAAGCGCCAGCAGCCCAAGCGCCAGACCAAGGCCCAGCGCCAGGCCGGCACGGCCCAGCAGGCGAAGGACACCGAGGCCGAGGAGTCGGCGGAGACCACCGAGAAGAGCGCCTCGGACACCGAGTCGAAGACCTCGCTGGAGAAGAAGCCGGAGACCCCCGCCAAGGGCGGCACGCAGGGTCAGTCCTCCGGCCGCAGCCGCGCCAGCTCGGGCGGCAACCGCCAGCGCAAGGGCCAGCAGCGGCCCAAGCACCCGTCCTCCAAGAAGTAA
- the dnaA gene encoding chromosomal replication initiator protein DnaA — translation MADVPADLAAVWPRVLEQLLAEGQQGIEPKDKQWIERCQPLALVADTALLAVPNEWGKRVLEGRLAPLISETLSRECGRPIRIAITVDDSVGEPTPPAPPVQQPQQPRYDERPQPEPYEKYEGYGHRPMPDDGLPTARPAYPDYQQPQRPDPGSWPRTQEDLSWQQQRLGGYQERAPYTGPSSPTGPEQSRATRYDEPARGYEQQRPERAELPEPQNHVPRPGPRPGGPVPGPGGVPGGGHGSSSSGQGAGGPNEQHARLNPKYLFDTFVIGSSNRFAHAAAVAVAEAPAKAYNPLFIYGESGLGKTHLLHAIGHYARSLYPGTRVRYVSSEEFTNEFINSIRDGKGDAFRKRYRDVDILLVDDIQFLASKESTQEEFFHTFNTLHNANKQIVLSSDRPPKQLVTLEDRLRNRFEWGLTTDVQPPELETRIAILRKKAVQEQLNAPPEVLEFIASRISRNIRELEGALIRVTAFASLNRQPVDLGLTEIVLKDLIPGGEDSSPEITAPAIMAATADYFGLTVEDLCGSSRSRVLVTARQIAMYLCRELTDLSLPKIGAQFGGRDHTTVMHADRKIRALMAERRSIYNQVTELTNRIKNG, via the coding sequence GTGGCTGACGTACCTGCTGATCTTGCCGCAGTGTGGCCGCGTGTCCTCGAGCAACTGCTCGCCGAGGGCCAGCAGGGGATCGAACCCAAGGACAAACAGTGGATCGAGCGCTGCCAGCCGCTCGCCCTGGTCGCGGACACGGCGCTGCTCGCCGTGCCCAACGAATGGGGCAAGCGGGTCCTGGAGGGCCGGCTCGCCCCGTTGATCAGCGAGACCCTCAGCCGTGAGTGCGGCCGGCCGATCCGGATCGCGATCACCGTCGACGACTCCGTCGGAGAGCCGACGCCCCCGGCGCCCCCGGTGCAGCAGCCGCAGCAGCCGCGCTACGACGAGCGCCCGCAGCCCGAGCCGTACGAGAAGTACGAGGGCTACGGCCACCGGCCGATGCCCGACGACGGCCTGCCCACCGCCCGACCGGCCTACCCGGACTACCAGCAGCCGCAGCGGCCCGACCCCGGCTCCTGGCCGCGCACCCAGGAGGACCTCTCCTGGCAGCAGCAGCGGCTCGGCGGCTACCAGGAGCGCGCCCCCTACACCGGCCCCAGCAGCCCGACGGGACCCGAGCAGTCCCGGGCGACCCGCTACGACGAGCCGGCCCGCGGCTACGAGCAGCAGCGGCCCGAGCGCGCCGAGCTGCCCGAGCCGCAGAACCACGTCCCCCGTCCCGGTCCCCGCCCCGGCGGTCCGGTCCCCGGGCCCGGCGGCGTGCCGGGCGGCGGTCACGGCTCCTCGTCCTCCGGGCAGGGCGCCGGCGGCCCGAACGAGCAGCACGCGCGCCTGAACCCCAAATACCTCTTCGACACCTTCGTCATCGGTTCCTCGAACCGCTTCGCGCACGCGGCCGCCGTCGCGGTCGCCGAGGCGCCGGCGAAGGCGTACAACCCGCTCTTCATCTACGGCGAGTCGGGCCTCGGCAAGACCCACCTGCTGCACGCGATCGGACACTACGCGCGGAGCCTCTACCCGGGCACGCGCGTGCGGTACGTGAGCTCCGAGGAGTTCACCAACGAGTTCATCAACTCGATCCGCGACGGCAAGGGCGACGCCTTCCGCAAGCGCTACCGCGACGTGGACATCCTGCTCGTCGACGACATCCAGTTCCTGGCGAGCAAGGAGTCGACGCAGGAGGAGTTCTTCCACACCTTCAACACCCTGCACAACGCGAACAAGCAGATCGTGCTCTCCTCGGACCGGCCGCCCAAGCAGCTGGTGACCCTGGAGGACCGGCTCCGCAACCGCTTCGAGTGGGGCCTCACCACCGACGTGCAGCCGCCCGAGCTGGAGACGCGCATCGCGATCCTCCGCAAGAAGGCGGTGCAGGAGCAGCTCAACGCCCCGCCGGAGGTACTGGAGTTCATCGCGTCCCGGATCTCGCGGAACATCCGCGAGCTGGAGGGCGCGCTGATCCGGGTGACGGCCTTCGCGAGCCTCAACCGGCAGCCGGTGGACCTCGGGCTGACCGAGATCGTCCTCAAGGACCTGATCCCCGGGGGCGAGGACAGCTCGCCGGAGATCACCGCTCCCGCCATCATGGCGGCCACTGCCGACTACTTCGGTCTGACGGTGGAGGACCTCTGTGGATCCTCGCGCAGCCGCGTCCTGGTGACGGCCCGACAGATCGCCATGTACCTGTGCCGCGAGCTCACGGACCTGTCGCTGCCGAAGATCGGCGCGCAGTTCGGCGGCCGCGACCACACGACGGTGATGCACGCGGACCGGAAGATCCGTGCCCTGATGGCGGAGCGGCGCTCCATCTACAACCAGGTCACCGAACTCACCAACCGCATCAAGAACGGCTGA
- the dnaN gene encoding DNA polymerase III subunit beta, with the protein MKIRVERDVLAEAVAWVARSLPARPPAPVLAGLLLKAEDGALSFSSFDYEVSARVSVEAEVEEDGTVLVSGRLLADICRALPNRPVEISTDGVRATVVCGSSRFTLHTLPVEEYPALPEMPTATGTVPGEVFASAAAQVAIAAGRDDTLPVLTGVRIEIEGDTVTLASTDRYRFAVREFLWKPESPDASAVALVPAKTLLDTAKALTSGDTVTLALSGSGKGEGLIGFEGAGRRTTTRLLEGDLPKYRTLFPTEFNSVAVIETAPFVEAVKRVALVAERNTPVRLSFEQGVLILEAGSSDDAQAVERVDAQLDGDDISIAFNPTFLLDGLSAIDSPVAQLSFTTSTKPALLSGKPALDAEADEAYKYLIMPVRLSG; encoded by the coding sequence GTGAAGATCCGGGTGGAGCGCGATGTACTCGCGGAGGCGGTGGCCTGGGTGGCCCGCAGCCTCCCGGCCCGTCCGCCGGCGCCCGTGCTCGCGGGCCTTCTCCTGAAGGCCGAGGACGGAGCCCTGAGCTTCTCGAGCTTCGACTACGAGGTCTCCGCGCGGGTCTCGGTCGAGGCCGAGGTCGAGGAGGACGGCACCGTCCTCGTCTCCGGCCGGCTGCTCGCCGACATCTGCCGCGCCCTCCCCAACCGTCCCGTGGAGATCTCCACAGACGGTGTACGGGCGACCGTGGTCTGCGGCTCCTCCCGCTTCACTCTCCACACCCTGCCTGTGGAGGAGTACCCGGCGCTGCCGGAGATGCCCACCGCGACCGGCACGGTCCCCGGTGAGGTCTTCGCCTCCGCCGCCGCGCAGGTGGCCATCGCCGCCGGCCGTGACGACACGCTGCCCGTCCTCACCGGCGTGCGCATCGAGATCGAGGGCGACACGGTCACCCTGGCCTCCACCGACCGCTACCGCTTCGCGGTCCGCGAGTTCCTGTGGAAGCCGGAGTCCCCGGACGCCTCCGCGGTCGCCCTGGTGCCCGCGAAGACCCTCCTGGACACCGCCAAGGCGCTCACCAGCGGCGACACGGTGACCCTGGCGCTCTCGGGCTCCGGCAAGGGCGAGGGCCTCATCGGCTTCGAGGGGGCGGGCCGCCGCACCACCACCCGCCTCCTGGAGGGCGACCTCCCGAAGTACCGGACGCTCTTCCCCACCGAGTTCAACTCGGTCGCGGTGATCGAGACCGCCCCCTTCGTGGAGGCCGTGAAGCGTGTGGCCCTGGTGGCCGAGCGCAACACCCCGGTCCGGCTGAGCTTCGAGCAGGGCGTCCTCATCCTGGAGGCCGGCTCCAGCGACGATGCACAGGCTGTGGAGCGCGTGGACGCGCAGCTGGACGGCGACGACATCTCGATCGCCTTCAACCCGACCTTCCTGCTGGACGGCCTGAGCGCGATCGACTCCCCGGTCGCCCAGCTCTCCTTCACGACGTCGACCAAGCCGGCGCTGCTGAGCGGCAAGCCCGCGCTCGACGCCGAGGCGGACGAGGCCTACAAGTACCTGATCATGCCGGTGCGGCTCTCGGGCTGA
- the yidD gene encoding membrane protein insertion efficiency factor YidD — translation MKYPLLALIKLYQWTISPLLGPVCRYYPSCSHYGFTAIDRHGAIKGTALTAWRILRCNPWSPGGVDHVPPRKRPRWHEMLRNALRGDKGGSPTETSPAAETSPNAQGA, via the coding sequence ATGAAGTACCCGCTGCTGGCTCTCATCAAGCTGTACCAGTGGACGATCAGCCCTCTCCTGGGCCCCGTCTGCCGGTACTACCCGTCGTGTTCCCACTACGGATTCACGGCCATCGACCGGCATGGCGCGATCAAGGGCACGGCCCTGACCGCCTGGCGCATCCTGCGGTGCAACCCGTGGTCGCCCGGCGGCGTGGATCACGTCCCCCCGCGCAAGCGCCCCCGCTGGCACGAGATGCTGCGGAACGCGCTGCGCGGCGACAAGGGCGGATCCCCCACCGAGACGAGCCCGGCCGCCGAGACCTCGCCCAATGCTCAAGGAGCCTGA
- a CDS encoding protein jag: MTEGTTSAAAEGGDTLTRLEQEGEIAADYLEGLLDIADLDGDIDMDVEADRAAVSIISDSSSRDLQKLVGRDGEVLEALQELTRLAVHRETGDRSRLMLDIAGFRAKKRAELAELGAKAAAEVKSTGQPVKLDPMTPFERKVVHDAIAAAGLRSESEGEEPQRFVVVLPA; the protein is encoded by the coding sequence GTGACGGAAGGCACCACCTCCGCCGCCGCCGAGGGTGGCGACACCCTGACCCGCCTGGAGCAGGAGGGTGAGATCGCGGCCGACTACCTCGAGGGCCTGCTCGACATCGCCGACCTCGACGGCGACATCGACATGGACGTCGAGGCGGACCGGGCCGCGGTCTCGATCATCAGCGACTCCAGCAGCCGCGACCTGCAGAAGCTCGTGGGCCGCGACGGTGAGGTCCTGGAGGCGCTCCAGGAGCTGACGCGCCTTGCCGTGCACCGGGAGACCGGTGACCGCAGCCGTCTGATGCTCGACATCGCCGGCTTCCGGGCCAAGAAGCGCGCCGAGCTCGCCGAGCTGGGCGCCAAGGCCGCGGCCGAGGTGAAGTCCACCGGCCAGCCGGTCAAGCTGGACCCGATGACGCCGTTCGAGCGCAAGGTCGTGCACGACGCGATCGCCGCCGCCGGTCTGCGCAGCGAGTCCGAGGGCGAGGAGCCGCAGCGCTTCGTCGTCGTGCTCCCGGCCTGA
- the recF gene encoding DNA replication/repair protein RecF (All proteins in this family for which functions are known are DNA-binding proteins that assist the filamentation of RecA onto DNA for the initiation of recombination or recombinational repair.): MHVTHLSLADFRSYARVEVPLDPGVTAFVGANGQGKTNLVEAVGYLATLGSHRVASDAPLVRMGAERAVIRAAVTQGERSQLIELELNPGRANRARINRSSQVRPRDVLGIVRTVLFAPEDLALIKGDPGERRRFLDELITARTPRMAGVRSDYERVLKQRNTLLKSAAMARRHGGRGMDLSTLDVWDQHLARAGAELLAQRLDLIGVLRPLADKAYEQLAPGGGPILLEYRPSAPGTGHTREELYEQLLAALAEVRKQEIERGVTLVGPHRDELLLKLGDLPAKGYASHGESWSYALALRLASYDLLRAEGNEPVLVLDDVFAELDARRRERLAELVAPGEQVLVTAAVDDDVPGVLTGTRYAVSGGTVERV, from the coding sequence ATGCACGTCACGCATCTCTCGCTGGCCGACTTCCGCTCCTACGCCCGGGTCGAGGTCCCGCTCGACCCGGGCGTCACCGCTTTCGTGGGCGCAAACGGCCAGGGCAAGACCAATCTGGTCGAGGCCGTCGGCTATCTCGCGACCCTCGGCAGCCACCGCGTCGCCTCCGACGCCCCGCTCGTCCGGATGGGCGCCGAGCGGGCCGTCATCCGGGCCGCGGTCACCCAGGGCGAGCGCTCCCAGCTGATCGAGCTCGAACTCAACCCGGGCCGGGCCAACCGTGCCCGTATCAACAGGTCCTCGCAGGTCAGACCGCGTGATGTGCTCGGCATCGTGCGGACCGTGCTGTTCGCCCCCGAGGACCTGGCGCTGATCAAGGGCGACCCCGGCGAGCGCCGGCGCTTCCTCGACGAGCTGATCACGGCGCGCACGCCGCGCATGGCGGGCGTGCGCTCCGACTACGAGCGCGTGCTCAAGCAGCGCAACACGCTCCTGAAGTCGGCGGCGATGGCACGGCGGCACGGCGGCCGCGGCATGGACCTGTCCACCCTGGACGTCTGGGACCAGCACCTGGCCAGGGCGGGCGCCGAGCTGCTCGCCCAGCGGCTCGACCTCATCGGCGTCCTGCGGCCGCTCGCCGACAAGGCGTACGAGCAGCTCGCGCCCGGCGGCGGACCGATCCTCCTTGAGTACCGGCCTTCCGCGCCCGGCACCGGGCACACCCGCGAGGAGCTGTACGAGCAGCTGCTCGCCGCCCTCGCCGAGGTCCGCAAGCAGGAGATCGAGCGGGGCGTCACGCTCGTCGGACCCCACCGGGACGAGCTCCTCCTCAAGCTCGGCGACCTCCCCGCGAAGGGGTACGCCAGCCACGGCGAGTCCTGGTCGTACGCGCTGGCGCTGCGGCTCGCCTCGTACGACCTGCTGCGGGCCGAGGGCAACGAGCCGGTCCTCGTCCTCGACGACGTCTTCGCCGAACTGGACGCGCGGCGTCGCGAGCGGCTCGCGGAGCTGGTGGCGCCGGGCGAGCAGGTGCTCGTCACGGCGGCGGTGGACGACGACGTGCCGGGCGTGCTCACGGGCACCCGGTACGCGGTGTCCGGCGGAACGGTGGAACGGGTGTGA
- the rnpA gene encoding ribonuclease P protein component yields the protein MLPTENRLRRREDFATAVRRGRRAGRPLLVVHLRSGATDPHAPGESAPPTRAGFVVSKAVGGAVVRNQVKRRLRHLVRDRIDELPPGSLVVVRALPGAGDADHAQLARDLDAALQRLLGGGTR from the coding sequence GTGCTGCCTACCGAGAATCGGCTGAGGCGGCGCGAGGACTTCGCAACCGCGGTACGCCGAGGTCGCCGGGCCGGTCGCCCGCTCCTCGTCGTCCACCTACGCAGCGGTGCAACGGACCCGCACGCGCCTGGGGAGAGCGCTCCCCCGACGCGTGCGGGTTTCGTCGTGAGCAAGGCCGTGGGCGGTGCGGTCGTACGCAACCAGGTGAAGCGACGCCTGCGCCATCTCGTCCGCGACCGCATCGACGAGCTGCCCCCCGGTAGCCTGGTGGTCGTACGGGCGTTGCCCGGAGCCGGTGACGCCGACCACGCACAGCTGGCCCGAGACCTGGACGCCGCTCTCCAGCGGCTGCTGGGAGGGGGCACGCGATGA